One segment of Paraburkholderia sp. PGU19 DNA contains the following:
- a CDS encoding GlxA family transcriptional regulator, with translation MKVAVVIFDGVQALDVAGPLDVFAEANTFLPEHQRYQVSFVGFEAGMVTASNGMQLAVPFGYADFDTQCDLLLIAGGPQLPDFRPPAPFLDWLKRQANGATRYGSVCNGAFLLAHAGLLDSRDVTTHWADASRLADDFPQTCVQPDRIFIRDGRLFTSAGVTAGIDLCLSLVAEDWGHELAVRVAKRLVVYIQREGGQSQYSPYVGVRKDDDPIIGKVQRYVMDHITDVLSIEQLASAVSVSRRTFSRLFAKYAKVTPSAFVEQVRVDTARKLLEETDAPLKTIAFKCGFHSATHMRTTFARRLNVTPKQYRQRFRGEVGEHSLELDAVAE, from the coding sequence ATGAAAGTCGCCGTTGTCATATTTGATGGTGTGCAAGCCCTGGACGTCGCAGGCCCGCTGGACGTGTTCGCCGAAGCCAACACGTTTCTTCCCGAGCATCAGCGATATCAGGTCTCTTTCGTAGGATTCGAAGCGGGCATGGTGACGGCATCCAATGGGATGCAACTCGCCGTGCCCTTCGGCTACGCGGATTTCGACACGCAATGCGACCTGCTGTTGATAGCGGGAGGACCGCAGTTGCCGGACTTTCGTCCGCCTGCCCCGTTTCTCGACTGGTTGAAGCGTCAGGCAAACGGCGCCACCCGGTATGGCTCTGTTTGCAATGGTGCATTCCTGCTCGCACATGCAGGGCTGCTCGATAGCCGCGACGTGACGACCCATTGGGCCGACGCTAGTCGCCTCGCGGACGATTTTCCTCAAACGTGCGTGCAGCCCGACAGGATTTTCATTCGCGACGGCCGCCTGTTCACTTCAGCGGGCGTTACCGCGGGCATTGATCTGTGCCTGTCGCTAGTGGCCGAAGACTGGGGGCATGAGCTAGCCGTGCGCGTCGCGAAGCGGCTGGTCGTTTATATCCAGCGTGAAGGCGGGCAGTCGCAGTACAGCCCTTACGTCGGCGTGCGCAAGGATGATGATCCCATCATCGGCAAGGTGCAGCGTTACGTGATGGACCACATTACGGACGTGCTCTCGATCGAGCAACTCGCAAGCGCTGTTTCCGTCAGCCGACGCACCTTCTCGCGGCTGTTCGCCAAATATGCAAAGGTGACGCCGTCGGCATTTGTCGAACAGGTCCGCGTGGATACGGCGAGAAAGCTGCTCGAAGAAACGGATGCACCGCTCAAGACCATCGCATTCAAGTGCGGCTTCCACAGCGCCACGCATATGCGTACAACGTTCGCCCGCCGGCTCAACGTGACGCCGAAACAGTATCGTCAGCGATTTCGTGGTGAAGTGGGTGAACACTCGCTGGAGTTAGACGCCGTCGCCGAGTGA
- a CDS encoding copper chaperone: MKFSVKEAIQSDDISRIQRAMKSVDADAQVDVNVDANTVSVDSWLMPEEFFVAFQDEDYNAAILEA; this comes from the coding sequence ATGAAATTCTCAGTTAAAGAAGCAATTCAGTCTGACGATATCTCCAGAATCCAGCGTGCGATGAAAAGCGTCGATGCGGATGCGCAAGTCGACGTCAATGTCGATGCAAATACGGTGAGCGTGGATTCCTGGCTGATGCCTGAAGAGTTCTTCGTTGCTTTCCAGGACGAAGACTACAACGCGGCCATTCTTGAAGCGTAG
- the dxs gene encoding 1-deoxy-D-xylulose-5-phosphate synthase — protein sequence MSLLDNIDSPSRLRGLGESELQHVADEIRAFLLESVSATGGHFASSLGVVELTVALHYAFDTPDDRLVWDVGHQSYPHKILTGRKAGMASVRKVGGMAGFPTREESPYDAFGVGHAGTSISAAVGMALALRNRGARAVAIIGDGALSAGMAYEALNHAGSCKALPLTIILNDNGMSISPAVGSLNDHLQSLTGKWRDEGASLFEALGLVYIGPIDGHDIPALLAVLRDAKTRTRPHVIHVVTQKGRGYERAELDPVAYHGPGPFDLVDGLIPSAGGKRTYSQVFGQWLCDSAAKDDRIIGITPAMREGSCLVEFEQRYPDRYIDVGIAEQHAVTVAAGLATEGMRPVVAIYSTFLQRGYDQLIHDVALQELPVLFAVDRAGIAGGDGATHLGAFDIAALRCIPNMAVMTPSDERECYLMLNTALAYPGPCAVRYPRAKTGSDVIGQTNEILPFGKGIVRRSAGEHADQRVAFLAFGPLLSVAIEAAQEIDATVVDMRFAKPLDEDLLLTVARSHDVIVTIEEGTVTGGAGAACAEHIAAEGLAVPVLRLGLPDEFIRHGDRSRLLELNGLDAAGVLETVRVFVGRHFDLFDAV from the coding sequence ATGAGTTTACTTGACAACATCGATTCGCCATCAAGACTGCGGGGTCTTGGAGAGAGCGAACTCCAGCATGTTGCGGACGAGATTCGCGCGTTTCTGCTTGAAAGCGTATCGGCGACGGGCGGCCACTTTGCATCGAGTCTCGGCGTAGTCGAGCTGACTGTTGCACTTCACTATGCATTCGACACACCAGACGATCGTCTGGTGTGGGACGTCGGTCACCAGAGCTATCCGCACAAGATTTTGACCGGCCGCAAAGCGGGAATGGCCAGCGTACGCAAAGTGGGCGGAATGGCAGGCTTTCCCACGCGCGAAGAATCGCCCTACGATGCGTTCGGCGTGGGACACGCGGGGACTTCGATATCGGCGGCTGTTGGCATGGCTTTGGCATTGCGCAATCGTGGCGCGCGTGCGGTGGCAATCATCGGGGATGGTGCGCTATCGGCCGGTATGGCGTACGAGGCGCTCAATCACGCAGGTTCCTGCAAAGCGTTGCCGCTGACGATCATCCTGAACGACAACGGAATGTCGATTTCACCCGCCGTCGGTAGCCTGAACGATCACCTTCAGTCGCTGACGGGGAAATGGCGTGACGAGGGTGCTTCGCTATTCGAAGCGCTGGGTCTCGTCTACATCGGACCCATTGACGGACATGACATTCCGGCACTGCTCGCGGTACTGCGAGACGCAAAGACTCGCACCCGTCCGCATGTCATCCATGTCGTGACCCAGAAGGGACGCGGTTATGAGCGCGCGGAACTCGATCCCGTCGCGTATCACGGCCCAGGCCCTTTCGATCTGGTCGATGGATTGATTCCCTCCGCAGGCGGCAAGCGCACTTATAGCCAGGTATTCGGCCAGTGGCTTTGTGATTCGGCGGCGAAGGATGATCGAATCATCGGTATCACGCCCGCAATGCGTGAAGGCTCCTGTCTGGTCGAATTCGAGCAACGATATCCTGATCGCTACATCGACGTGGGTATCGCCGAACAGCACGCGGTGACTGTTGCCGCCGGCCTTGCGACGGAAGGGATGCGGCCAGTCGTCGCCATCTACTCGACCTTCCTGCAGCGCGGCTACGACCAGCTGATTCACGATGTCGCGTTGCAAGAACTGCCCGTTTTGTTCGCGGTCGATCGCGCCGGTATTGCGGGTGGCGACGGCGCAACTCACCTTGGCGCGTTCGATATCGCCGCGCTGCGTTGCATTCCCAACATGGCCGTGATGACACCATCTGATGAGAGAGAGTGCTATCTGATGCTGAACACGGCGCTCGCCTATCCGGGTCCGTGCGCCGTCCGTTACCCCCGTGCGAAGACAGGCTCCGACGTTATCGGACAGACGAACGAGATTCTTCCCTTTGGAAAAGGGATCGTTCGCCGCTCAGCTGGTGAACATGCTGATCAACGCGTGGCCTTCCTCGCATTTGGGCCGCTGTTGTCGGTCGCAATAGAAGCGGCGCAGGAAATCGACGCAACAGTGGTGGACATGCGTTTCGCCAAGCCACTCGACGAGGATCTGTTGCTGACGGTCGCGAGATCGCACGACGTGATCGTGACGATCGAAGAAGGCACGGTGACGGGCGGCGCGGGTGCCGCATGTGCCGAACATATCGCGGCTGAAGGGCTGGCGGTGCCCGTATTGCGTCTTGGACTTCCGGATGAATTCATACGGCACGGCGACCGCTCCAGGCTGCTTGAACTGAATGGTCTTGACGCGGCAGGAGTACTCGAAACGGTGCGGGTATTCGTGGGCCGTCACTTCGACCTCTTTGACGCCGTCTGA
- a CDS encoding DUF2964 family protein, which yields MIRLKLRSTLLKIGVFVAVSGPLAAFKGLLPGHEEIARYVVAAVAIVIAGFIVLLTSTRGDGK from the coding sequence ATGATTCGGTTGAAGCTCAGATCGACTCTGTTGAAGATCGGTGTGTTTGTCGCAGTGAGCGGCCCGCTTGCAGCATTCAAGGGACTGCTCCCCGGTCATGAAGAGATAGCCCGCTATGTAGTGGCGGCCGTCGCCATCGTGATAGCGGGTTTCATCGTGTTGCTCACGTCGACCCGTGGTGATGGCAAGTGA
- a CDS encoding metalloregulator ArsR/SmtB family transcription factor has product MNKTGTTIHFDAAIRALAHPFRRKVLQWLANPDEYFTEAEYCALRAVSAGMLHARSGLSQSTASGHLSQLERAGLIKTQKVGQWVFFSRNEDAIRELAEWLCADIAQISERV; this is encoded by the coding sequence ATGAACAAGACCGGAACGACGATTCACTTCGATGCAGCCATCCGGGCATTGGCGCATCCATTCCGTCGAAAAGTACTGCAGTGGCTGGCCAATCCAGACGAGTACTTTACGGAAGCCGAGTATTGCGCGCTTCGCGCGGTGTCGGCGGGCATGCTGCACGCTCGAAGCGGCCTGTCGCAGTCGACGGCGTCAGGCCACCTGTCGCAGCTCGAGCGGGCCGGCTTGATCAAAACACAAAAGGTTGGACAGTGGGTCTTCTTCTCGCGTAACGAAGACGCGATCCGTGAACTGGCCGAATGGCTTTGTGCCGATATTGCGCAGATCAGCGAGCGGGTCTAA
- the mug gene encoding G/U mismatch-specific DNA glycosylase, with translation MAHPDSLQALPDILDTGLSVVFCGINPGLSAASTGHHFEGRGNRFWRVLHLAGFTHDQLRPEDDRSLLQYECGLTTAVSRPTARAEQLSRWEIKAAAPEFERKITQYAPRYVAFLGKMAVSELIGKRDVDWGLQSVRFGGARVWVLPNPSGLNRAFSLDALVCAYRELRLAVDSVHCAP, from the coding sequence ATGGCTCACCCTGACTCGCTTCAAGCTCTTCCGGATATTCTCGATACGGGCTTATCGGTCGTGTTTTGCGGGATCAATCCAGGGCTAAGCGCGGCATCGACAGGTCACCACTTCGAGGGCCGTGGAAATCGCTTCTGGCGAGTTCTTCATCTGGCGGGCTTTACGCACGACCAGCTACGCCCCGAAGACGACCGTTCGCTGCTGCAATACGAGTGCGGCCTGACGACGGCAGTGTCACGCCCGACAGCGCGGGCGGAGCAGTTGTCCCGCTGGGAAATCAAGGCGGCCGCGCCTGAATTCGAGCGAAAAATCACACAGTACGCGCCGCGCTATGTTGCCTTCCTTGGCAAGATGGCGGTTTCCGAATTGATCGGCAAACGCGATGTCGATTGGGGGCTGCAGTCAGTCAGATTCGGCGGCGCACGCGTCTGGGTGTTGCCTAATCCCAGTGGCCTGAACCGCGCGTTCAGTCTGGATGCGCTGGTTTGCGCGTATCGGGAACTTCGTCTCGCAGTAGATTCAGTGCATTGCGCACCTTGA
- the ilvB gene encoding biosynthetic-type acetolactate synthase large subunit → MTRNPNVASQVFQKAENAGEPMSGADIILRVLSEQGVDTVFGYSGGAILPTYDAVFRFNELHEKNPERQIKLVVPANEQAAGFMAAGYARASGKVGVFMVTSGPGATNAVTPIADCNGDSVPVVLICGQVPRAVIGTDAFQKAPVFNIMSACAKQVFLVTDPTKLEQTLRTAFEIARTGRPGPVVVDVPKDIQNWVGTYQGHGSLQFRGYSDRLRMVAKGADLGEDKRNEFFELLAQSKRPLLYVGGGVIAAGATAELRQFSERYKVPIVTTLMGLGAIPVKHELSLGMLGMHGAACANYAVEDCDFLIAVGARFDDRVAGGRPEAFAPRARYVAHIDIDEAEIGKVKRAHWTHIGDAKDALLSLMGDGRDVQAPSDWLEHVRDLKRVYGMNYDRHSPTIQPQYVIERLSEITGGRAIISTGVGQHQMWAAQFFDFVEPRNFLTSGSMGTMGFGLPAAIGAQFAQPDALVIDIDGDGSIRMNVGELETASTYGVPVKVLLLNNLGDGMIRQWQHLYYEGRLCVSDKTLHRKDFVMAAQADGFGFACRVDAISELDAKLKAFLDFDGPAFLEVMIDQNADVYPMVGPGQSYSNMITGPFIPSRNRQKAGGEGAGRQQVADMF, encoded by the coding sequence ATGACCCGAAACCCAAACGTCGCTTCACAAGTCTTCCAGAAAGCAGAAAACGCCGGCGAGCCGATGTCGGGCGCCGACATCATCCTGCGCGTGCTCAGCGAACAGGGCGTCGATACCGTGTTCGGATACAGCGGCGGCGCGATCCTGCCGACGTACGACGCAGTCTTTCGCTTCAACGAACTGCACGAGAAGAATCCCGAGCGTCAGATCAAGCTCGTTGTCCCGGCCAATGAACAGGCGGCAGGGTTCATGGCTGCGGGGTACGCGCGTGCAAGCGGAAAAGTCGGCGTATTCATGGTCACGTCGGGTCCAGGGGCGACGAACGCCGTGACGCCGATCGCCGACTGCAACGGCGACTCGGTGCCCGTCGTCCTCATATGCGGACAGGTGCCGCGTGCTGTGATCGGCACTGATGCCTTTCAGAAAGCGCCTGTATTCAACATCATGTCGGCGTGTGCGAAGCAGGTTTTTCTGGTTACCGATCCGACGAAACTGGAGCAGACACTGCGGACAGCATTTGAAATTGCGCGCACAGGTCGTCCTGGTCCCGTTGTCGTCGATGTGCCCAAGGATATCCAGAACTGGGTGGGGACGTACCAGGGGCATGGGTCACTGCAGTTTCGAGGCTACTCGGACCGTCTTCGAATGGTGGCAAAGGGCGCTGATCTCGGCGAGGACAAGCGCAATGAATTCTTCGAACTCCTCGCGCAGAGCAAGCGGCCGCTGTTGTATGTCGGCGGCGGCGTGATCGCAGCGGGTGCGACGGCGGAATTGCGCCAGTTTTCCGAACGCTACAAAGTCCCCATTGTGACGACGCTGATGGGACTCGGCGCGATACCAGTGAAGCACGAGTTGTCGCTGGGCATGTTGGGCATGCACGGCGCCGCGTGCGCGAATTACGCGGTCGAAGATTGCGATTTTCTGATCGCGGTCGGCGCCCGGTTCGATGATCGGGTCGCGGGTGGCCGGCCCGAAGCATTTGCGCCCCGCGCACGGTACGTCGCGCATATCGACATCGACGAGGCTGAGATTGGCAAGGTCAAGCGGGCGCACTGGACTCATATCGGCGACGCGAAGGACGCGCTTCTCTCGCTGATGGGTGACGGTCGTGATGTGCAAGCGCCCTCTGACTGGCTCGAACACGTGCGGGACCTCAAACGCGTCTACGGCATGAACTACGACAGGCATAGTCCGACGATTCAGCCTCAGTACGTCATCGAGCGGCTCAGCGAAATCACGGGCGGGCGCGCGATCATCAGCACAGGTGTTGGCCAGCATCAGATGTGGGCTGCGCAGTTCTTCGATTTCGTCGAGCCGCGAAACTTCCTGACGTCGGGGAGCATGGGGACGATGGGGTTCGGCCTGCCCGCAGCGATCGGCGCGCAGTTCGCGCAACCGGATGCACTCGTGATCGACATCGACGGCGACGGCAGTATCCGCATGAACGTGGGCGAACTCGAGACGGCAAGCACCTACGGTGTGCCAGTCAAAGTTCTGCTGCTCAACAATCTCGGCGATGGAATGATCCGGCAGTGGCAGCATCTGTATTACGAAGGCCGCTTATGCGTCAGCGACAAGACGCTTCACCGCAAGGACTTCGTGATGGCGGCACAGGCCGACGGGTTTGGTTTTGCCTGTCGCGTCGACGCGATCAGCGAACTCGACGCGAAGCTCAAGGCATTCCTCGATTTCGACGGACCTGCGTTCCTCGAGGTAATGATCGACCAGAATGCCGATGTCTATCCGATGGTGGGGCCGGGCCAGAGCTACTCGAATATGATCACCGGGCCGTTTATCCCTTCGCGGAATCGTCAGAAAGCGGGTGGGGAAGGTGCCGGCCGTCAGCAGGTTGCGGATATGTTCTAG
- a CDS encoding MFS transporter translates to MTSVNPSTTETAGPVVASSPAPLPAAQAPMPAPQAPAQAEMSLRLAIGLSGMLLASLLAIVNEQVTALAMTDVRGALSIGYDDGSWLTVLFEAANVSTMIFAPWFGITFTLKRFTIGAVVASMLFAFLCPFSPNLSTFYVLRVLQGVAGGCLPPMLIIVALRYLPPKIKLYGLAGYALTATFGPTIGTPLAALWTEYVSWKMAFWQTVPFGLLSCVAIQYGLPQDAVKLERFRSFNWVGLLTGGPGVAMLVMGLLQGDRLDWLNSTLICVMLFGGTLLFIAFLVNEWYQPVPFFKLQLLYRRNFSHGLSTLVGAVMLLVGVAVIPAQFLAMVHTYRPLQTSPLALLVAIPLLITLPLTAALLNLRRIDSRWIMALGLSLVATTCILGSFMTSEWVRENFYWLQSLQIVAQPMVIVAILMGVTTGLPPTEGPFASAMFNSLKAFTGVAATALIEGLGTSREHFHSSMLVDQLGNNALIASQSVDAAHGLGELAHRIHEQAVVLTSADLYRVMAVIAVAVLLLVPVLPVRIYPPWCTTPPSNR, encoded by the coding sequence ATGACGAGTGTCAATCCCTCGACGACTGAAACGGCCGGCCCGGTTGTTGCGTCGTCTCCTGCCCCGTTGCCTGCAGCGCAAGCGCCGATGCCAGCGCCTCAGGCACCCGCGCAAGCGGAGATGTCGCTGCGTCTGGCCATTGGTCTGAGTGGAATGCTGCTCGCGTCGCTGCTGGCAATCGTCAACGAACAGGTCACTGCACTTGCCATGACCGACGTGCGTGGCGCGCTCTCCATCGGGTATGACGACGGGAGCTGGCTGACCGTTCTGTTCGAAGCCGCGAACGTGTCCACGATGATCTTTGCACCGTGGTTCGGTATCACCTTCACCTTGAAGCGATTCACGATAGGTGCGGTGGTGGCCTCGATGTTGTTTGCCTTCCTTTGTCCGTTTTCGCCGAACCTGTCCACGTTTTACGTGCTGCGTGTGCTCCAGGGAGTCGCTGGGGGCTGTCTGCCGCCCATGCTGATCATCGTGGCGTTGCGCTATCTGCCACCCAAAATCAAGTTGTATGGCCTTGCGGGATACGCGCTCACCGCAACCTTTGGGCCTACGATCGGCACGCCGCTCGCCGCGTTGTGGACGGAGTATGTCAGCTGGAAGATGGCGTTCTGGCAGACCGTGCCGTTCGGGCTGCTGAGCTGTGTGGCGATCCAGTACGGCCTGCCACAAGATGCTGTCAAGCTCGAAAGGTTCCGGTCGTTCAACTGGGTGGGATTGCTCACGGGTGGTCCGGGCGTTGCCATGCTCGTCATGGGCCTGTTACAGGGCGATCGGCTCGACTGGCTGAATTCGACGCTTATCTGCGTGATGCTATTCGGAGGAACGCTTCTTTTCATCGCGTTTCTCGTCAACGAGTGGTATCAACCCGTTCCGTTTTTCAAGCTGCAGTTGCTATACCGCAGAAACTTCTCGCATGGACTGTCGACACTCGTAGGCGCCGTGATGTTGCTGGTCGGTGTCGCTGTGATTCCCGCCCAGTTCCTTGCGATGGTGCACACGTACAGGCCGCTTCAAACGTCACCGCTGGCGTTGCTGGTTGCCATTCCGCTGCTGATTACGCTTCCTCTGACAGCCGCGCTGCTGAACCTGCGCCGGATCGATTCGCGGTGGATCATGGCGTTGGGACTCTCGCTGGTCGCCACCACGTGCATTCTCGGCAGCTTCATGACTTCCGAGTGGGTTCGCGAGAACTTTTACTGGCTCCAGTCATTGCAGATCGTGGCGCAGCCGATGGTGATCGTCGCCATCCTGATGGGTGTGACAACGGGCTTGCCTCCGACGGAAGGCCCGTTCGCTTCCGCCATGTTCAACTCGCTCAAGGCATTCACCGGCGTGGCGGCAACGGCGCTGATCGAAGGCCTGGGCACGTCCCGCGAGCATTTTCATTCGAGCATGCTGGTCGACCAACTGGGCAATAACGCGTTGATCGCCAGTCAAAGTGTCGACGCCGCTCATGGTCTCGGTGAACTCGCGCATCGGATTCACGAGCAGGCCGTGGTGCTCACTTCCGCCGACCTCTATCGCGTGATGGCGGTGATCGCCGTTGCCGTTCTGCTTCTCGTACCTGTGCTGCCGGTGCGCATCTATCCACCGTGGTGCACGACACCGCCGTCCAATCGCTAA
- a CDS encoding HlyD family secretion protein: MSFLTRFPPKLIRIAAVVVVLGVVAWGCTKLLANPDYESTNDAYVAADFTLVAPRIAGQVSEVLVEDNQQLKAGQLMVRIDDRDFQAALLTAKADVAAAKASVANYEAEIARQPSLVDQARATLRSDEASIDFARANAARYQNLSESGAGTMQEHQHASSALAEQLAQQAHDRAALAATEQNLDVLRTQRDKAAGALAHAEAVLEQASLNLSYTEIHAPVDGKVGRRSVRVGAFVTPGAPLLAIVPLSDAYVVANFQENQITNMRPGERVRIKVDSFPGVVIQGHIDSLAPATGVSFAPIAPDNATGNFTKIVQRVPVKITIDPGQQAASALSVGLSVEAEVAVRKRGDATIAGADNK; the protein is encoded by the coding sequence ATGTCATTCCTCACCCGCTTTCCCCCCAAACTGATTCGCATCGCGGCGGTCGTGGTCGTGCTGGGCGTCGTTGCCTGGGGTTGTACGAAGCTGCTTGCCAATCCCGACTACGAATCCACCAACGACGCGTACGTCGCCGCGGATTTCACGCTGGTCGCGCCGCGTATCGCCGGACAGGTTTCAGAGGTACTCGTCGAGGACAACCAGCAGTTGAAGGCTGGGCAATTGATGGTGCGAATCGATGATCGCGACTTCCAGGCTGCGTTGCTGACTGCGAAGGCCGACGTGGCGGCCGCGAAAGCATCCGTCGCGAACTACGAGGCCGAGATCGCGCGTCAACCTTCGCTCGTCGATCAGGCGCGCGCCACGCTGCGTTCCGACGAAGCGTCGATCGATTTCGCACGCGCGAATGCAGCGCGCTACCAGAACCTGTCGGAGTCCGGCGCGGGCACGATGCAGGAGCATCAACACGCATCGAGCGCGCTCGCCGAGCAACTCGCGCAACAGGCGCATGACCGTGCTGCGCTTGCCGCGACCGAACAGAATCTCGACGTGCTGCGCACGCAGCGCGACAAGGCCGCCGGTGCGTTGGCACATGCTGAGGCCGTGCTGGAGCAGGCCAGCCTCAACCTGTCTTACACGGAGATTCACGCGCCCGTCGACGGCAAGGTGGGCAGGCGTTCGGTGCGGGTCGGCGCGTTCGTCACACCCGGCGCGCCGCTGCTCGCGATCGTGCCGCTTTCCGACGCCTATGTGGTCGCGAACTTCCAGGAAAACCAGATCACCAACATGCGGCCGGGCGAGCGTGTACGTATCAAGGTCGACAGCTTTCCGGGCGTTGTCATCCAGGGGCATATCGACAGTCTGGCTCCTGCTACCGGCGTGAGCTTTGCGCCGATCGCGCCCGACAACGCGACGGGCAACTTCACGAAGATCGTGCAGCGCGTCCCCGTCAAGATAACCATCGATCCGGGCCAGCAGGCGGCATCCGCATTGAGCGTGGGGCTTTCCGTAGAGGCGGAAGTCGCGGTTCGCAAGCGTGGCGACGCGACGATCGCGGGGGCAGACAACAAATGA
- a CDS encoding LysR family transcriptional regulator, whose translation MDKFREMEVFVAIVDRGSFTGASEKLGMSAPTVSRALNSLETRVGAQLIARTTRSIRPTDAGMFYLEACRRVLDTIADAESNIAAEQSKPAGTLTVSAPVLFGQRFIAPLINAYANIYPDVSVNVVYVDRTTRLIEEGVDIAIRIGHLGDSSVFAVPLGSVSRRTYAAPAYLDALGEPVHPRQLSDHHCVSFTGVTHPLEWLFYENGSRLPVRVRPRMIVDLAPAAVMAAVDRVGITQLLSYQAAPEVLSGSLQRILAAFEPESIPVNLLHVERKGTSMKIRSFVEFVTETLRRNVHLQFVDAPKTVRVGSAIADLAER comes from the coding sequence ATGGACAAATTTCGAGAGATGGAGGTGTTCGTTGCCATCGTTGATCGAGGCAGCTTTACCGGCGCGTCAGAGAAGCTTGGCATGTCGGCTCCCACGGTTTCAAGGGCGCTGAATTCGCTGGAAACACGAGTCGGCGCGCAGCTCATTGCGCGGACCACACGGTCGATCCGTCCCACAGACGCGGGAATGTTCTACCTCGAAGCATGCCGCAGAGTACTCGATACCATCGCTGACGCAGAATCGAATATCGCCGCTGAGCAAAGCAAGCCTGCGGGCACGCTGACCGTCTCTGCGCCAGTGCTATTTGGCCAACGGTTCATCGCCCCGCTCATCAATGCGTACGCGAATATCTATCCGGACGTCAGCGTGAATGTCGTCTATGTCGACCGTACGACGCGGCTGATCGAAGAAGGGGTGGATATCGCGATTCGTATCGGTCATCTTGGCGATTCTTCGGTGTTCGCCGTGCCATTGGGCTCCGTGAGCCGCCGGACCTACGCAGCACCGGCGTATCTCGACGCGCTCGGGGAGCCCGTTCATCCCAGACAACTGAGTGACCATCACTGCGTGTCCTTTACGGGAGTCACGCATCCGCTCGAATGGCTGTTTTACGAGAATGGTTCGAGGTTGCCCGTTCGGGTTCGCCCGCGAATGATCGTCGATCTGGCGCCCGCGGCTGTCATGGCGGCTGTAGACCGCGTGGGGATAACGCAACTGCTCTCTTACCAGGCCGCGCCCGAAGTGCTCAGTGGAAGTCTGCAACGAATTCTGGCAGCGTTCGAGCCGGAGTCGATCCCCGTGAATCTGCTGCACGTCGAGCGAAAAGGCACGAGCATGAAGATTCGTTCTTTCGTCGAATTCGTGACTGAAACGTTACGCAGAAACGTGCACCTTCAATTCGTCGATGCGCCGAAGACGGTGAGGGTTGGCAGTGCGATCGCAGATCTCGCTGAACGGTAA